The Chelonoidis abingdonii isolate Lonesome George chromosome 9, CheloAbing_2.0, whole genome shotgun sequence genome has a segment encoding these proteins:
- the PLEKHO2 gene encoding pleckstrin homology domain-containing family O member 2 isoform X1, translating into MDEEGVKEEVTEKPKCAPTADKAGWIKKSSGGLLGLWKDRYILLCKTQLLVYEDEEEQKCLETVELESYEKCQDLRALLKRKNRFILIRSPGKKVHDIKFQGQNAEEKESWMKALNEGISRAKNKILDEVKVDQSLSLEHVTRDRVKVGHGRRPPTRIHLKEVAKSTSDGILRLDLDIVDNGPPDFTLTVSDNENVPPPKETPKPPMPPAKPSIVSEKPSADNSIADQELKKPLLPPAKKLNESTPSKDDLNNKDVGSVSQGEEGEEPEASAGTSEENLMEVSDSSTAKPPIPPPKILSDKLKGISWDEPAPHPQSTDGLEPSKGGSKENLTEVLTTTTVKPPLPPKILSEKLTASMDATPSSLEAKSSEGKEPHDSSPRRDGMEDGEVTESTPQKVELEEGSERASAEKEEPQTIQEQIKTSLDTEAKQESTEVPSKEKTLLPQSVANPLSLRTRCASLGELLNESKNAEKELLGPGFSKEPQSCLAKMEEKVAHEREKTEKLLQKVLCQELEQAQEGNGPPVNAETLLNEAVEQLRQATQVLQEIKGFGELNKEPTEKQKQKEKPEDLVTLYRRSAP; encoded by the exons GAGGAACAGAAATGCTTAGAAACAGTGGAACTGGAGAGCTATGAGAAGTGCCAGGATTTGCGTGCTCTCTTGAAAAGGAAAAACCGTTTCATTTTAATTCGATCCCCGGGTAAGAAG GTCCATGATATCAAATTTCAGGGTCAgaatgcagaagagaaagaatcATGGATGAAAGCCCTGAATGAAGGGATCAGCAgagccaaaaataaaatacttgatGAG GTGAAGGTAGATCAGAGCCTTTCCTTGGAACATGTGACTCGAGATAGAGTGAAAGTGGGTCATGGGCGCAGACCACCCACCAGAATTCATCTGAAAGAG GTTGCCAAGTCTACATCGGATGGAATCTTGAGGCTGGATCTGGATATAGTGGATAATGGCCCTCCAGACTTCACCTTGACTGTGAGCGATAATGAGAACGTCCCTCCTCCAAAGGAAACTCCAAAGCCACCTATGCCTCCTGCAAAGCCCAGTATCGTGTCAGAGAAGCCGAGTGCGGATAACAGTATTGCCGATCAAGAGCTTAAAAAGCCTCTGTTGCCTCCAGCTAAGAAGTTGAATGAGAGTACACCGTCAAAGGATGATCTGAACAACAAGGACGTGGGTTCAGTCAGTCAAGGTGAAGAGGGTGAAGAACCCGAAGCCTCAGCAGGGACCAGTGAAGAGAATCTCATGGAGGTCAGCGACAGCAGCACAGCAAAGCCTCCGATTCCTCCTCCTAAAATCTTATCGGACAAGCTGAAAGGGATCAGTTGGGATGAACCAGCCCCTCACCCTCAAAGCACAGATGGTTTGGAACCATCCAAGGGTGGCAGTAAAGAAAACCTCACAGAGGTGCTCACAACGACTACCGTGAAACCTCCACTTCCTCCTAAGATTTTATCAGAAAAATTGACAGCAAGTATGGATGCCACCCCGAGCAGTTTAGAGGCAAAGAGTTCAGAAGGCAAGGAGCCCCATGATTCCAGCCCCCGCAGGGATGGAATGGAAGATGGGGAAGTGACAGAATCCACTCCCCAAAAAGTAGAGCTTGAAGAAGGAAGTGAGAGAGCTTCTGCTGAGAAAGAAGAGCCGCAAACAATACAGGAACAAATAAAGACTTCCTTAGATACTGAAGCAAAGCAGGAAAGTACAGAGGTTCCTAGTAAAGAGAAAACACTTTTACCACAGTCCGTAGCAAATCCCTTGTCTCTCAGAACTCGCTGTGCATCTCTAGGAGAGCTGCTGAATGAatcaaaaaatgcagaaaaagaaCTTTTGGGTCCAGGCTTCAGCaaggagccccagtcctgcctgGCTAAAATGGAGGAGAAAGTGGCTCACGAaagggaaaagacagaaaaacttCTGCAAAAGGTTTTATGCCAAGAGTTAGAACAAGCACAGGAGGGCAATGGACCCCCAGTAAATGCAGAGACATTACTCAACGAGGCAGTAGAACAGCTTCGCCAAGCAACACAAGTCTTACAAGAAATTAAAGGGTTCGGAGAACTGAATAAGGAACCGacagagaaacagaaacaaaaagaaaagccagAGGATCTAGTAACTCTTTATAGGAGAAGTGCTCCCTGA
- the PLEKHO2 gene encoding pleckstrin homology domain-containing family O member 2 isoform X2, translating to MKALNEGISRAKNKILDEVKVDQSLSLEHVTRDRVKVGHGRRPPTRIHLKEVAKSTSDGILRLDLDIVDNGPPDFTLTVSDNENVPPPKETPKPPMPPAKPSIVSEKPSADNSIADQELKKPLLPPAKKLNESTPSKDDLNNKDVGSVSQGEEGEEPEASAGTSEENLMEVSDSSTAKPPIPPPKILSDKLKGISWDEPAPHPQSTDGLEPSKGGSKENLTEVLTTTTVKPPLPPKILSEKLTASMDATPSSLEAKSSEGKEPHDSSPRRDGMEDGEVTESTPQKVELEEGSERASAEKEEPQTIQEQIKTSLDTEAKQESTEVPSKEKTLLPQSVANPLSLRTRCASLGELLNESKNAEKELLGPGFSKEPQSCLAKMEEKVAHEREKTEKLLQKVLCQELEQAQEGNGPPVNAETLLNEAVEQLRQATQVLQEIKGFGELNKEPTEKQKQKEKPEDLVTLYRRSAP from the exons ATGAAAGCCCTGAATGAAGGGATCAGCAgagccaaaaataaaatacttgatGAG GTGAAGGTAGATCAGAGCCTTTCCTTGGAACATGTGACTCGAGATAGAGTGAAAGTGGGTCATGGGCGCAGACCACCCACCAGAATTCATCTGAAAGAG GTTGCCAAGTCTACATCGGATGGAATCTTGAGGCTGGATCTGGATATAGTGGATAATGGCCCTCCAGACTTCACCTTGACTGTGAGCGATAATGAGAACGTCCCTCCTCCAAAGGAAACTCCAAAGCCACCTATGCCTCCTGCAAAGCCCAGTATCGTGTCAGAGAAGCCGAGTGCGGATAACAGTATTGCCGATCAAGAGCTTAAAAAGCCTCTGTTGCCTCCAGCTAAGAAGTTGAATGAGAGTACACCGTCAAAGGATGATCTGAACAACAAGGACGTGGGTTCAGTCAGTCAAGGTGAAGAGGGTGAAGAACCCGAAGCCTCAGCAGGGACCAGTGAAGAGAATCTCATGGAGGTCAGCGACAGCAGCACAGCAAAGCCTCCGATTCCTCCTCCTAAAATCTTATCGGACAAGCTGAAAGGGATCAGTTGGGATGAACCAGCCCCTCACCCTCAAAGCACAGATGGTTTGGAACCATCCAAGGGTGGCAGTAAAGAAAACCTCACAGAGGTGCTCACAACGACTACCGTGAAACCTCCACTTCCTCCTAAGATTTTATCAGAAAAATTGACAGCAAGTATGGATGCCACCCCGAGCAGTTTAGAGGCAAAGAGTTCAGAAGGCAAGGAGCCCCATGATTCCAGCCCCCGCAGGGATGGAATGGAAGATGGGGAAGTGACAGAATCCACTCCCCAAAAAGTAGAGCTTGAAGAAGGAAGTGAGAGAGCTTCTGCTGAGAAAGAAGAGCCGCAAACAATACAGGAACAAATAAAGACTTCCTTAGATACTGAAGCAAAGCAGGAAAGTACAGAGGTTCCTAGTAAAGAGAAAACACTTTTACCACAGTCCGTAGCAAATCCCTTGTCTCTCAGAACTCGCTGTGCATCTCTAGGAGAGCTGCTGAATGAatcaaaaaatgcagaaaaagaaCTTTTGGGTCCAGGCTTCAGCaaggagccccagtcctgcctgGCTAAAATGGAGGAGAAAGTGGCTCACGAaagggaaaagacagaaaaacttCTGCAAAAGGTTTTATGCCAAGAGTTAGAACAAGCACAGGAGGGCAATGGACCCCCAGTAAATGCAGAGACATTACTCAACGAGGCAGTAGAACAGCTTCGCCAAGCAACACAAGTCTTACAAGAAATTAAAGGGTTCGGAGAACTGAATAAGGAACCGacagagaaacagaaacaaaaagaaaagccagAGGATCTAGTAACTCTTTATAGGAGAAGTGCTCCCTGA